A genomic region of Notamacropus eugenii isolate mMacEug1 chromosome 3, mMacEug1.pri_v2, whole genome shotgun sequence contains the following coding sequences:
- the SLC4A2 gene encoding anion exchange protein 2 isoform X3, translated as MDFLLRPQPEPEGSGPHAGPGCPPFAEQEDDELHRTLGLERFDEILQEAGSRSGDEPGRSYGEEDFEYHRQSSHHIHHPLSTHLPPDARRRKNTQGAGRKQRKRPGASPTGETPTIEEGEEDEDEASEAESGRAAPPRSPSSTPTSVQFFLHEDDSTERKPEGPVPSSPPKPSHQETSPKAPRGVLPGAPAEEASGGAVGGEDGGAPGRPSAKAQPGHRSYNLQERRRIGSMTGAEQALLPRVPTDESEAQTLGTADLDLMKSHRFEDVPGVRRHLVRKNAKGPVQGGREGREPGPTPRTRPRPPHQPHEVFVELNELLLDKNQEPQWRETARWIKFEEDVEEETDRWGKPHVASLSFRSLLELRRTLAHGAVLLDLDQQTLPGVAHQVVEQMVISDQIKAEDRANVLRALLLKHSHPSDEKDFSFPRNISAGSLGSLLGHHHGQGTESDPHVTEPLIGGVPETRLEIEKERELPPAAPPAGITRSKSKHELKLLEKIPENAEATVVLVGCVEFLSRPTMAFVRLREAAELDAVLEVPVPVRFLFLLLGPSSANMDYHEIGRSISTLMSDKQFHEAAYLADEREDLLTAINAFLDCSVVLPPSEVQGEELLRSVAHFQRQMLKKREEQGRLLPTGAGLEPKSPQDKALLQMAEASGGVDDDDPLRRTGRPFGGLIRDVRRRYPHYLSDFRDALDPQCLAAVIFIYFAALSPAITFGGLLGEKTEDLIGVSELIMATALQGVIFCLLGAQPLLVIGFSGPLLVFEEAFFSFCSSNGLEYLVGRVWIGFWLVLLALLMVALEGSFLVRFVSRFTQEIFAFLISLIFIYETFFKLIKIFQEHPLHGCIVSNGSEPVEVENKTWTETMVVLRNGSAPSEKEARKLKGQPNTALLSLVLMAGTFFIAFFLRKFKNSRFFPGRIRRVIGDFGVPIAILIMVLVDYSVEDTYTQKLSVPSGFSVTAPEKRGWVIHPLGKNGDFPVWMMIASFLPAILVFILIFMETQITTLIISKKERMLQKGSGFHLDLLLIVGMGGLCALFGLPWLAAATVRSVTHANALTVMSKAVAPGDKPKIQEVKEQRVTGLLVAVLVGLSMVIGDLLRQIPLAVLFGIFLYMGVTSLNGIQFYERLHLLLMPPKHHPDVTYVKKVRTLRMHLFTALQLLCLALLWAVMSTAASLAFPFILILTVPLRMVLLTRIFTEREMKCLDANEAEPVFDEREGVDEYNEMPMPV; from the exons ATGGACTTCCTCCTGCGGCCTCAG CCTGAGCCAGAGGGCTCAGGCCCCCACGCGGGCCCCGGGTGCCCTCCGTTCGCCGAACAGGAAGACGACGAGCTGCACCGCACTTTGGGCCTGGAGCGCTTTGATGAGATTCTGCAAGAGGCAGGATCCCGCAGCGGGGACGAGCCGGGCCGAAGCTATGGGGAGGAAGACTTTGAGT ACCACCGCCAGTCTTCCCACCACATCCATCACCCACTGTCTACCCACCTGCCTCCGGACGCGCGCCGTAGAAAGAACACCCAGGGTGCTGGCAGAAAACAGCGCAAACGCCCAGGAGCCTCCCCCACGGGAGAAACCCCCACCATTGAGGAGGGTGAGGAAGACGAGGATGAGGCCAGCGAAGCGGAGAGCGGCCGGGCGGCTCCCCCGCGGTCTCCGAGCTCCACTCCGACTTCTGTCCAG TTCTTCCTCCACGAGGACGATAGCACTGAGAGAAAACCAGAGGGACCTGTTCCTTCTTCCCCACCGAAACCCTCCCACCAAGAAACAAGCCCCAAAGCTCCTAGAGGGGTCCTGCCCGG GGCTCCAGCAGAAGAGGCATCCGGAGGTGCTGtggggggagaggatggaggagcGCCAGGTCGTCCTTCTGCTAAAGCCCAACCGGGGCACCGAAGCTACAACCTGCAGGAGCGGCGCAGAATTGGGAGCATGACAGGGGCTGAGCAGGCACTGCTGCCCAGGGTGCCTACAGATGAGAGTGAAGCCCAAACCCTGGGCACTGCTGACCTGGACCTCATGAAAA GTCACCGGTTTGAGGATGTGCCAGGTGTGCGGCGTCATTTAGTGAGGAAGAATGCCAAGGGACCTGTGCAGGGgggcagagaggggagagagccTGGCCCTACACCACGCACTCGACCCCGGCCTCCCCACCAGCCCCATGAG GTGTTTGTGGAGCTCAATGAGCTCTTGCTGGACAAAAACCAGGAGCCTCAGTGGAGAGAGACAGCTCGCTGGATCAAGTTTGAGGAGGATGTGGAGGAGGAGACTGACAGATGGGGAAAGCCCCATgtagcctcactttctttccGAAGCCTACTAGAACTTCGGAGAACCCTGGCTCATG GGGCTGTTCTCCTAGATCTGGATCAGCAGACGCTGCCGGGGGTGGCACACCAGGTGGTAGAGCAAATGGTCATCTCTGACCAGATCAAGGCTGAGGACCGGGCAAATGTGCTTCGGGCCCTGCTGCTGAAACACAG CCATCCAAGTGATGAGAAAGATTTCTCCTTTCCCCGAAACATTTCTGCTGGCTCCCTGGGGTCACTGCTTGGGCATCACCATGGTCAGGGGACTGAGAGTGACCCCCATGTCACTGAGCCTCTGATTGGGGGAGTTCCTGAGACCCGCctggagatagagaaagag CGGGAGCTGCCTCCTGCTGCCCCTCCCGCAGGCATTACTCGATCCAAGTCCAAGCATGAACTGAAGCTGCTGGAAAAAATTCCTGAGAATGCAGAGGCCACTGTGGTGCTCGTGG GCTGCGTCGAGTTCCTGTCCCGGCCCACCATGGCCTTTGTGAGGCTTCGGGAGGCCGCGGAGCTGGACGCTGTACTTGAGGTGCCTGTGCCTGTGCGCTTCCTTTTCTTGCTGCTGGGCCCGAGCAGCGCCAACATGGACTACCACGAGATTGGCCGCTCTATCTCCACCCTCATGTCGGACAAG CAATTCCATGAGGCAGCCTACCTGGCAGATGAGAGGGAAGATCTGCTGACCGCCATCAATGCCTTCTTGGACTGCAGCGTGGTGCTGCCACCATCGGAGGTGCAGGGCGAGGAGCTCCTCCGGTCGGTAGCCCACTTCCAGCGACAGATGCTTAAGAAGCGTGAGGAGCAAGGGCGGCTGTTGCCTACGGGTGCTGGGTTGGAGCCCAAATCCCCTCAAGACAAGG CACTCCTACAGATGGCAGAAGCATCAGGGGGAGTAGATGATGATGATCCTCTTCGGCGTACGGGCCGGCCCTTTGGAGGACTGATTCGGGATGTGCGGCGCCGTTATCCTCACTACCTGAGTGACTTCCGAGATGCACTggatcctcagtgtttagcagcTGTCATCTTCATCTACTTTGCTGCCCTGTCCCCTGCCATCACCTTTGGGGGGCTGCTTG gagaaaagacagaagatctCATTGGTGTTTCTGAGCTGATCATGGCCACAGCTCTCCAGGGTGTGATCTTCTGCTTGCTGGGTGCCCAGCCCTTGCTCGTCATTGGTTTTTCTGGGCCTCTGCTGGTCTTTGAGGAAGCATTCTTCTCG TTTTGCAGCTCCAATGGCCTGGAATACCTGGTGGGCCGAGTGTGGATTGGGTTTTGGTTGGTGCTCCTGGCTCTGCTGATGGTGGCATTAGAGGGCAGTTTCCTTGTCCGCTTCGTCTCCCGGTTCACCCAGGAGATCTTTGCCTtcctcatctctctcattttcatcTATGAGACCTTCTTCAAGCTGATCAAG ATCTTCCAAGAGCACCCACTCCATGGCTGCATTGTCTCCAATGGCTCTGAGCCAGTAGAGGTCGAGAATAAAACGTGGACAGAAACAATGGTGGTACTGAGAAATGGGAGTGCACCTAGTGAGAAGGAGGCCCGGAAACTGAAGGGTCAGCCCAATACAGCTCTGCTGTCCCTTGTGCTCATGGCTGGGACCTTTTTCATTGCCTTTTTCCTTCGAAAGTTCAAGAACAGCAGATTCTTCCCAGGGAGG ATCCGAAGAGTGATTGGAGACTTTGGGGTTCCCATTGCAATTCTCATCATGGTGCTGGTGGATTACAGTGTGGAAGACACCTACACCCAG AAGCTGAGTGTTCCCAGTGGGTTCTCAGTGACAGCCCCTGAGAAACGGGGCTGGGTAATCCATCCTCTGGGGAAAAATGGAGACTTTCCAGTTTGGATGATGATTGCCAGCTTTCTGCCGGCCATTCTTGtcttcatcctcatcttcatGGAGACTCAGATCACAAC GCTGATCATCTCCAAGAAGGAGCGCATGCTACAGAAAGGCTCTGGCTTCCACCTGGACCTGCTGCTGATTGTGGGCATGGGAGGTCTCTGCGCCCTCTTTGGCCTGCCCTGGCTGGCTGCTGCCACCGTCCGCTCTGTCACACATGCTAATGCACTTACTGTCATGAGCAAAGCTGTGGCACCGGGGGACAAGCCCAAGATCCAGGAAGTCAAGGAGCAGAGGGTGACGGGGCTACTGGTGGCTGTGCTTGTGG GCCTCTCCATGGTGATTGGGGACCTGCTGCGTCAGATCCCCTTGGCTGTGCTCTTTGGGATCTTCTTGTATATGGGTGTGACCTCCCTAAATGGCATCCAGTTCTATGAACGGCTACACTTGCTGCTTATGCCACCCAAGCACCACCCTGATGTCACCTATGTCAAGAAG GTTCGGACACTTCGAATGCACTTGTTCACAGCCCTGCAGCTCCTGTGCCTGGCCCTGCTCTGGGCAGTCATGTCCACAGCCGCCTCTCTTGCCTTCCCTTTCATCCTCATCCTCACAGTGCCGCTCCGTATGGTGCTACTCACACGAATTTTCACAGAGCGAGAGATGAAATGC CTGGATGCTAATGAAGCTGAGCCGGTGTTCGATGAGAGGGAGGGCGTGGATGAGTATAACGAGATGCCTATGCCGGTGTAG